In a single window of the Oscarella lobularis chromosome 2, ooOscLobu1.1, whole genome shotgun sequence genome:
- the LOC136200316 gene encoding FAD synthase-like isoform X1, producing MALHRSASLVAGVEANDKTSMPRIGEEFGYIVQRNATSDCNTIDVAPFEDSLTPGTCSDEYQGELNGEGVSVAGVDNVFVSGLGGRCESSKDESVDEKECRFELFLQLETSTVSELLAKIASSDCTLECGGSVSDNQKECRVLGKSKSLGVLKEKLTKAICAFPKSVSHVLVDVRRKETSDYCSIAEAVYSTASVDCHIGKILRRTLGIIEKAFDTYKSKHLCLSFNGGKDCTVLAYLLYAVYYRKRHLLTSKWNKPLVFSVVTLNPFQEAEEFVEESRDRYDFHLIRKKGPIKAALEELKKTHPHIEAILIGNRRGDPYSDHLLPFILTDSDWPMYMRVCPILDWSYEDVWSVIQHFDIPYCSLYDKGYTSLGSRHNTVPNVALMSPASGNYRPAFDLTDSGLERTGRK from the exons ATGGCTCTTCACCGTTCTGCTAGCCTCGTTG CAGGGGTGGAAGCCAATGACAAGACCAGCATGCCGAGAATCGGCGAAGAATTCGGCTACATCGTACAGCGGAAC GCTACGTCTGATTGCAACACCATCGACGTGGCTCCCTTTGAAGACTCCTTGACGCCTGGAACGTGCAGTGACGAATACCAG GGTGAGCTGAATGGTGAAGGAGTATCAGTTGCGGGAGTGGACAATGTTTTCGTTTCTGGACTTGGCGGACGTTGTGAGTCTTCTAAA GATGAAAGTGTGGATGAAAAAGAGTGCCGTTTCGAACTGTTCCTCCAATTGGAGACGTCGACTGTTTCAGAATTATTGGCCAAAATTGCATCATCAGATTGTACTTTGGAATGTGGGGGCAGTGTTTCTGATAATCAGAA AGAATGCAGGGTGCTTGGTAAGTCCAAGTCACTCGGAGtgctaaaagagaaattgacgaAGGCTATTTGCGCGTTTCCCA AATCTGTGTCTCACGTTCTGGTTGACGTTCGCCGCAAAGAAACGTCTGACTATTG TTCTATAGCTGAAGCTGTCTATTCGACTGCAAGCGTAGACTGTCATATAGGAAAAATTCTTCGTAGAACTCTTGGAATTATTGAGAAAGCATTTGATACATACAA ATCGAAACATTTGTGCTTGAGCTTCAACGGTGGCAAAGATTGCACGGTCTTGGCATACCTTCTTTATGCAGTTTATTATCGAAAGAG ACATttattgacgtcaaagtgGAATAAACCGTTAGTGTTTTCCGTTGTTACGCTGAACCCTTTtcaagaagcagaagaatttGTAGAAGAATCAAGAGACAG GTATGACTTTCATCTTATTAGAAAGAAGGGTCCTATCAAGGCGGCTCTTGAAGAACTCAAAAAG ACTCATCCTCACATTGAGGCCATACTCATTGGAAACCGGAGGGGCGACCCTTATTCAG ATCACCTCTTACCGTTTATTTTGACTGATTCGGACTGGCCAATGTACATGCGTGTCTGTCCAATATTG GATTGGTCCTACGAAGACGTGTGGTCCGTTATCCAGCACTTTGACATTCCTTACTGCAGTTTATATGACAAAGG GTACACTTCACTCGGAAGCCGTCATAACACGGTTCCCAATGTCGCGCTGATGTCGCCTGCCAGTGGCAACTACCGACCCGCTTTCGACCTCACCGATAGCGGACTTGAACGGACGGGTAGGAAGTGA
- the LOC136200316 gene encoding FAD synthase-like isoform X2, with protein MALHRSASLVGVEANDKTSMPRIGEEFGYIVQRNATSDCNTIDVAPFEDSLTPGTCSDEYQGELNGEGVSVAGVDNVFVSGLGGRCESSKDESVDEKECRFELFLQLETSTVSELLAKIASSDCTLECGGSVSDNQKECRVLGKSKSLGVLKEKLTKAICAFPKSVSHVLVDVRRKETSDYCSIAEAVYSTASVDCHIGKILRRTLGIIEKAFDTYKSKHLCLSFNGGKDCTVLAYLLYAVYYRKRHLLTSKWNKPLVFSVVTLNPFQEAEEFVEESRDRYDFHLIRKKGPIKAALEELKKTHPHIEAILIGNRRGDPYSDHLLPFILTDSDWPMYMRVCPILDWSYEDVWSVIQHFDIPYCSLYDKGYTSLGSRHNTVPNVALMSPASGNYRPAFDLTDSGLERTGRK; from the exons ATGGCTCTTCACCGTTCTGCTAGCCTCGTTG GGGTGGAAGCCAATGACAAGACCAGCATGCCGAGAATCGGCGAAGAATTCGGCTACATCGTACAGCGGAAC GCTACGTCTGATTGCAACACCATCGACGTGGCTCCCTTTGAAGACTCCTTGACGCCTGGAACGTGCAGTGACGAATACCAG GGTGAGCTGAATGGTGAAGGAGTATCAGTTGCGGGAGTGGACAATGTTTTCGTTTCTGGACTTGGCGGACGTTGTGAGTCTTCTAAA GATGAAAGTGTGGATGAAAAAGAGTGCCGTTTCGAACTGTTCCTCCAATTGGAGACGTCGACTGTTTCAGAATTATTGGCCAAAATTGCATCATCAGATTGTACTTTGGAATGTGGGGGCAGTGTTTCTGATAATCAGAA AGAATGCAGGGTGCTTGGTAAGTCCAAGTCACTCGGAGtgctaaaagagaaattgacgaAGGCTATTTGCGCGTTTCCCA AATCTGTGTCTCACGTTCTGGTTGACGTTCGCCGCAAAGAAACGTCTGACTATTG TTCTATAGCTGAAGCTGTCTATTCGACTGCAAGCGTAGACTGTCATATAGGAAAAATTCTTCGTAGAACTCTTGGAATTATTGAGAAAGCATTTGATACATACAA ATCGAAACATTTGTGCTTGAGCTTCAACGGTGGCAAAGATTGCACGGTCTTGGCATACCTTCTTTATGCAGTTTATTATCGAAAGAG ACATttattgacgtcaaagtgGAATAAACCGTTAGTGTTTTCCGTTGTTACGCTGAACCCTTTtcaagaagcagaagaatttGTAGAAGAATCAAGAGACAG GTATGACTTTCATCTTATTAGAAAGAAGGGTCCTATCAAGGCGGCTCTTGAAGAACTCAAAAAG ACTCATCCTCACATTGAGGCCATACTCATTGGAAACCGGAGGGGCGACCCTTATTCAG ATCACCTCTTACCGTTTATTTTGACTGATTCGGACTGGCCAATGTACATGCGTGTCTGTCCAATATTG GATTGGTCCTACGAAGACGTGTGGTCCGTTATCCAGCACTTTGACATTCCTTACTGCAGTTTATATGACAAAGG GTACACTTCACTCGGAAGCCGTCATAACACGGTTCCCAATGTCGCGCTGATGTCGCCTGCCAGTGGCAACTACCGACCCGCTTTCGACCTCACCGATAGCGGACTTGAACGGACGGGTAGGAAGTGA
- the LOC136200315 gene encoding uncharacterized protein: MAAAEQSKACGLDSRQSLFNAIKSNNAALVEKLLLKESSKLLLSVDEKNATVLHQAAVAKKPHILPLVVVALERSGIIADCLRQVDWHGNIPLVWATGSAAYFENFTALIKSCDKYCPEILLKSNDAGENLFHCAVRNKASSALKVLVARDDLKEELLAKNQRGLTPFQTAQELLMMCKTRLDMQKSSFEHTAKHLKWDEFTKTNMARSRFQSFETDIKLASDIVAVLDYPTAESKAAVAAKEAVRAQALKIEAQKQELKTKCQEFLKQEKFQDSLAMIASKDSLEQEVALKVVASYFQNLLGLDDEKIPLLSSELISVFEMMIYDRKGTALLDPLSVLSCVCQKTKNLLQITANEKLMKQLGQGLRTRINDVQLHCLCIMKLSIKTEALAKDSLIVESWIQPLLLLKLHALVPHVQKQAASVLDDLQADNRLDPSCWTVDDVLLWMDSKEDLQEREAYAEHFVESGIDGLHLLDLTHEDMKGLGVRHLSERRKLTAHVDELRRLNAPSYRGPKDVFLSYSHINFNFALQLKTALQNANYSVWIDKAGIRAGVKWREAIASGIESCKAFIYVMSARSVSSEYCLDEIALAEDVKKPIFSVASEKVAFSTIDPGLKLTISRRQWTDFSDGKSFDDCFQVLLDGLKSAIGEGTLSNSDSEIEEPSPSSPAPAASVDVVDSGGHEKATDESSTNENLLKKVTDLESRVAHLEETVRKLLSLDTATEQLQNEL; this comes from the exons ATGGCAGCTGCAGAGCAATCCAAAGCGTGCGGGCTAGATTCTCGCCAGTCGCTCTTCAACGCTATCAAGAGCAACAACGCGGCCCTTGTAGAGAAACTTCTCCTAAAAGAAAGCTCGAAACTTTTACTCTcagtcgacgaaaagaac GCAACTGTTCTTCATCAGGCGGCTGTCGCCAAAAAACCTCACATTTTGCCCCTTGTTGTGGTCGCACTCGAGCGTTCTGGCATTATTGCTGATTGTCTGCGCCAAGTGGATTGGCATGGAAACATTCCTCTCGTTTGGGCAACAGGTTCAGCGGCttattttgaaaattttacCGCCTTGATAAAGAGCTGCGACAAATACTGTCCAGAAATTTTGCTAAAGTCCAACGACGCAG GAGAGAATCTTTTTCATTGCGCTGTACGAAACAAAGCATCCTCCGCTCTAAAAGTCTTAGTAGCTAGAGACGACTTGAAAGAGGAACTGCTGGCAAAGAACCAACGAGGGTTGACCCCATTTCAGACGGCACAAGAGCTTTTG ATGATGTGCAAAACGAGACTTGATATGCAGAAGAGCTCTTTTGAACATACAGCAAAGCACTTGAAATGGGACGAATTTACAAAGACTAATATGGCTCGGAGTAGATTTCAGTCGTTTGAG ACAGATATAAAATTGGCTTCTGATATTGTAGCTGTCTTGGACTATCCTACGGCTGAAAGCAAG GCTGCTGTGGCAGCTAAGGAAGCAGTCCGAGCTCAGGCATTGAAGATTGAAGCTCAAAAACaagaattgaaaacgaaatgtCAGGAATTCCtgaaacaagaaaaatttcaagacAGTTTGGCTATGATTGCATCGAAAGATAGCCTCGAACAAGAA GTTGCTTTGAAAGTTGTCGCTTCGTATTTTCAAAACCTTCTTGGgttggacgacgaaaaaatacctcttctttcttcagagTTAATTTCGGTTTTTGAA ATGATGATTTATGACCGCAAAGGAACCGCTCTTCTTGATCCGTTGAGCGTGCTTTCGTGCGTTTgtcagaagacgaaaaatctCTTACAAATAACAGCGAAC GAGAAGCTTATGAAACAACTGGGACAAGGATTAAGAACGCGCATCAACGATGTTCAGCTGCATTGCTTATGCATCATGAAGCTGTCTATCAAGACCGAAGCACTGGCTAAAGACAG TCTAATCGTAGAGTCGTGGATTCAGCCTCTTCTTCTGTTAAAGTTGCACGCTTTAGTGCCACACGTTCAAAA GCAAGCGGCTAGTGTTCTGGATGACCTTCAGGCTGACAATAGACTAGATCCTAGTTGCTGGACGGTAGATGACGTTCTGTTGTGGATGGACAGCAAGGAA GATTTGCAAGAGAGAGAAGCGTACGCTGAGCATTTCGTTGAGAGTGGAATTGACGGATTGCACCTGCTCGACTTGACGCACGAAGACATGAAAG GGTTGGGAGTTAGGCATCTCAGTGAAAGACGGAAGTTGACGGCTCACGTTGACG AACTGCGAAGATTAAACGCTCCCTCTTATCGCGGTCCcaaagacgtctttctcaGCTATTCGCATATAAACTTCAATTTTGCCCTACAGCTCAAG ACGGCTCTTCAAAATGCTAACTATTCCGTTTGGATCGACAAAGCTGGAATTCGGGCAGGTGTTAAATGGCGCGAAGCGATTGCCAGTGGAATCGAG AGTTGCAAAGCTTTTATTTACGTCATGAGTGCAAGATCCGTTTCATCCGAATACTGCTTGGACGAA ATTGCCCTGGCagaagacgtcaaaaagcCCATTTTCTCCGTTGCGTCGGAAAAGGTGGCATTTTCAACAATCGATCCCGGACTCAAATTGACAATTTCAAGACGACAG tGGACGGACTTCAGCGACGGTAAATCGTTCGACGACTGTTTTCAAGTTCTTCTCGATGGTTTGAAGAGTGCGATCGGGGAGGGAACCCTTTCTAATAG TGATTCTGAGATTGAAGAAccttcgccttcttcgccCGCACCCGCCGCTTCAGTGGACGTT GTTGATAGTGGGGGTCACGAAAAGGCCACGGACGAAAGCTCAACGAACGAAAATCTGCTGAAGAAGGTGACGGACTTGGAAAGTCGTGTAGCGCACCTCGAAGAGACTGTACGAAAATTGTTGAGCCTCGACACAGCAACCGAGCAATTGCAAAACGAATTGTAG
- the LOC136183870 gene encoding syntaxin-8-like: protein MSTRDWVADCDSLSQMGVAIMEKINERNQQRMRDSNPSKLNSTIRSQLNSFQRELNQLKTSLSKATSSYHITEGEARRRQDKVDNLSARLKQLNEAFREESTSQSRARDSQRSQLIGGRQPMGGSSNPWQEEEESEETRGLTNDEMIVQHQQIMREQDEGLEELSKAVERQKLIGLTIHDEVDRQDEIIDNLGNKVDRTTGRIERETRHVERIRVKASDKGLCCVVVLLLILIVVFLAIPKH from the exons ATGAGTACGAGAGATTG GGTCGCAGACTGcgattctctctctcagaTGGGCGTCGCGATCATGGAAAAGATCAACGAGCGTAATCAACAGCGAATGCGAGACTCGAACCCCTCTAAA TTGAATTCCACGATCCGATCGCAGCTGAACAGTTTCCAGCGGGAGTTGAATCAACTCAAAACGAGTCTTTCGAAGGCTACGTCTTCCTATCACAT AACCGAGGGCGAAGCGAGACGCAGGCAGGACAAAGTGGACAATCTCTCCGCGAG ACTGAAACAGTTGAATGAAGCGTTCAGAGaggagtcgacgtcgcaatcaCGCGCTAGAGACAGTCAACGAAGCCAGTTAATTGGGGGTCGCCAGCCAATGGGAGGCAGTTCGAACCCGTggcaggaggaggaggagagcgaAGAAACTCGTGGTTTGACCAACGATGAAATGATTGTGCAGCATCAGCAAATTATGAGAG AGCAAGATGAAGGACTCGAGGAACTTTCCAAGGCAGTTGAAAGGCAGAAGTTAATTGGCTTGACAATACACGACGAAGTGGATCGTCAGGACG AGATCATTGACAATTTGGGAAATAAAGTTGATAGGACGACTGGTCGAATCGAACGAGAGACGAGACATGTGGAAAGAATTCGCGTCAAAGCTTCAGACAAAG GTCTCTGCTGCGTCGTTGTCTTGCTTCTTATCCTCATCGTTGTATTTTTGGCCATACCGAAGCACTGA
- the LOC136183871 gene encoding myocardin-related transcription factor A-like, translating to MADELRTSGVESDAEAASATNLASTFDPSSGNFFLDENGDEAEEEEDDDDDQLGRKQSLQERQEALTRKLSNRMEPKELMDRGVLLAGFQNVAPTLQVRRVELERAKKGDMLNRKILNRPEKRELIEKGIVKSSNVDPSLQARQLQLERWQLQDGLDEKMFIRPGPLELVRDKILEEPLPGVRQGIQTGVMPIRKTSESPMRRRSSFMRPEKQGKNDDGDVSNGDDDVMIDERLVEVNQLSTRERRPGMVTAPDHLELLSPADGLLDEPPDIAVIDLVDTEAAFMDFTQLTDAHTSIDVEGMQVNEDSMSAGSSGVLGLLSPQSIESMRSPATTFASEDQSKPSTPGTPGFPGELMGERQQQVRPQQNQQQQVQLQHQHQLQNQQQQQNQQQQVRLQQNQQQQQQHQQQQQQKFILHEQHQQQQQHVQHQTKSDSLGRRQPGSGARETVAAASGASFSSSNSSSPRQPKKKRVKRHQGKLKFHNYNPQNQQNQVKFSSSTSSTSSASGGATFPPVTSSSFLAKPFKPTEHVQNSPYDLLLKQQQLYLHLQILYEQNIQAHKGKAPSLATTAAAAAAAATTTTTTWNDTQQQQISLAQLTLQHAATNSILSQRQRQNGGEGGTEAAGTDPSSLIPPPPPPPLPLLSQLGGAFGSGGGGGGGVPVVDNGQLEVYQKRLDMMNVEQLKVECKKRDLYVSGRKKDLVARLLPHAGSIIRDVLPPKGRADSLSLSAEPYFPPLHNDQSIGMTTTTPTPTTTTMMTGISSGVVGMSERNGMNSSPLPITSPSLNDFLQQSAQTAQPISTHIFPMQLQQPPPPPPPPPPPQQQQQQQQQHHQSQLPQAHASNMASLLSQAVHMQQTPQPPGLPMTDYNQPIATTSLNNIINQPNACSSLSLPPPQPQPRSASTGNDLMAAPGHFPIPRRGTAPTSLNLFGNSRALQQVTAAHKSSSLPSSPVESPMLHRVLNKLAVQHLPTNSLLQDSTMWNSNSPVSSIAESPPNSMLNRFPVPSSSAATGDPITYSSYGSPPTTSPFLRSSPPIMWDSVASRSPNESSLLASHANTHEFGGSPQWQMHSDAGMSPQSRQSPIHSDIGTPPARSHSFHQSRRHAGGVRQRSYTYDVGQPLGYQSSPSILGLDDSLQMGGRLPLGGTNSPAKMNSIDYLDIQQSPSTATMFGMSDCAGNQLVGSQLGSGNDFQVVGPTGDNFCSSVLPSQQDLIFSLEAGEADAVGMRTQADYSNDVFPPLSGNGPMHDCMTASQYTTSQSQEWRHSWPRVPRLQ from the exons ATGGCGGACGAACTAAGGAcgagcggcgtcgaatcGGACGCGGAAgcagcgtcggcgacgaaccTAGCGTCTACGTTCGACCCGTCGTCAGGAAATTTCTTcctcgacgagaacggcgacgaagcggaagaggaggaggacgacgacgacgatcagctCGGCCGAAAGCAATCGCTTCAAGAGCGGCAAGAAG CCCTCACGCGCAAGCTGTCGAATCGAATGGAACCGAAAGAGCTGATGGATCGCGGCGTTTTATTGG CCGGCTTCCAGAATGTGGCGCCGACGCTTCAAGTGCGACGCGTCGAATTGGAACGAGCCAAG AAAGGCGATATGTTGAACCGAAAGATACTGAATCGGCCTGAGAAACGGGAACTTATCGAGAAAGGAATCGTGAAAA GTTCCAATGTTGATCCTTCGCTTCAAGCGCGCCAGCTCCAGCTTGAACGATGGCAATTGCAGGACGGTCTCGACGAAAAGATGTTCATTCGTCCGGGCCCTCTCGAATTGGTCCGCGATAAGATTCTCGAAGAGCCGCTACCGGGCGTGCGACAAGGCATCCAAACGGGCGTCATGCCTATACGAAAGACATCCGAATCGCCaatgcgacgtcgttccTCGTTCATGCGACCGGAAAAACaagggaaaaacgacgacggcgacgtttcgaacggcgacgatgacgtcatgataGACGAAAGACTCGTCGAAGTGAACCAATTGTCAACGCGTGAACGCCGCCCGGGCATGGTTACGGCGCCCGATCACCTGGAACTGTTGAGTCCGGCAGACGGTTTACTCGACGAACCTCCCGATATAGCGGTCATCGACTTGGTTGACACGGAAGCGGCGTTCATGGACTTCACGCAGCTGACGGACGCTCATACGTCGATCGATGTCGAAGGAATGCAGGTGAATGAAGATTCGATGAGTGCCGGAAGCAGCGGGGTTCTGGGACTGCTGAGCCCCCAATCGATTGAAAGCATGCgatcgccggcgacgacgtttgcgTCCGAGGATCAATCGAAGCCGTCGACTCCGGGGACACCAGGTTTTCCGGGCGAACTGATGGGGGAGAGGCAGCAGCAGGTACGGCCACAGCAAAACCAACAGCAACAGGTACAGctgcagcaccagcaccagctGCAGAatcagcagcaacagcagaatcagcagcagcaggtaCGGCTACAGCAAAaccaacagcagcaacagcagcatcagcaacagcagcagcagaaatTTATTCTTCATGAACAGCatcaacagcagcagcagcacgtCCAACATCAAACAAAGTCGGACAGTTTAGGCCGAAGACAACCCGGAAGTGGCGCCAGGGAGACGGTCGCAGCGGCGAGTGGCGCAAGCTTTAGTAGcagcaattcgtcgtcgccccgacaaccgaagaagaaacgggTGAAGCGCCATCAgggaaaattgaaatttcacAACTACAATCCGCAGAATCAGCAGAATCAGGTgaaattttcgtcgtcgacgtcgtcgacgtcgtcggcgtccggCGGCGCAACGTTTCCCcccgtgacgtcgtcgtcgtttctcgcgAAACCGTTCAAACCGACAGAACACGTGCAAAATTCGCCGTACGACTTACTTCtcaagcagcagcagctctACCTTCACCTTCAGATACTCTACGAGCAGAATATCCAAGCTCACAAGGGCAAAGCGCCGTCGctagcgacgacggcggcggcggcagcggcagcggcgacgacgacgacgacgacgtggaatGACACCCAACAGCAGCAGATTTCGCTTGCTCAACTCACCCTTCAACACGCtgcgacgaattcgattctCTCTCAACGGCAGAGGCAGAACGGCGGCGAGGGAGGTACGGAAGCGGCTGGAACCGATCCGTCGTCTCTCatcccgccgccgccccctCCGCCTCTTCCTCTGCTGAGTCAACTCGGAGGCGCATttggaagcggcggcggcggaggcggcggcgttccCGTTGTCGATAACGGTCAATTGGAAGTGTATCAAAAACGCTTGGATATGATGAACGTCGAGCAGCTGAAAGTTGAGTGCAAGAAACGCGATTTGTACGTGTCCGGGCGCAAGAAGGATCTCGTCGCGCGACTCCTTCCCCATGCCGGTTCGATTATTCGCGACGTTCTTCCGCCGAAAGGGCGAGCGGactcgctttcgctttccgCCGAGCCCTACTTTCCGCCGCTGCACAACGATCAAAGCATcggaatgacgacgacgacgccgacgccgacgacgacgacaatgatgACGGGAATCAGTTCGGGCGTCGTCGGCATGTCGGAGCGAAACGGCATGAATTCGTCACCGCTTCCTATTACGTCGCCGTCTCtcaacgattttcttcagcaaTCCGCTCAGACGGCACAACCAATCAGCACGCATATTTTTCCCATGCAACTGCAGcagcctccgccgccgcctccaccgcctccgccgcctcagcagcagcagcagcagcagcagcagcatcatCAATCGCAGCTGCCTCAGGCACACGCCAGCAACATGGCATCGCTATTATCCCAAGCCGTTCACATGCAGCAGACACCCCAGCCTCCTGGTTTACCGATGACAGACTACAACCAGCCAATTGCAACCACCTCCCTAAACAACATAATAAATCAACCCAATGCCTGTAGTTCGCTCTCcctcccgccgccgcaacCGCAACCGCGCTCTGCTAGCACCGGTAACGACTTAATGGCTGCTCCTGGTCATTTCCCCATTCCGCGGCGCGGTACagcgccgacgtcgttgaatTTGTTTGGAAATTCGCGCGCACTTCAGCAGGTCACCGCCGCTCACAAGTCGTCTTCACTACCAAGCTCGCCGGTCGAATCGCCGATGCTGCATCGCGTTCTGAATAAGTTGGCCGTACAGCATCTACCTACGAATAGTCTCCTGCAAGACAGCACCATGtggaattcgaattcgcccGTGTCTTCGATCGCTGAATCGCCGCCGAATTCGATGCTCAATCGTTTTCCtgttccttcgtcgtcggcagCCACCGGCGACCCGATTACGTATTCGTCGTACGGATCGCCGCCGACCacgtcgccgtttcttcgatcgtcgccgcctaTAATGTGGGATTCGGTTGCTAGTCGAAGTCCGAATGAATCGTCGCTGCTAGCAAGTCACGCAAACACGCACGAGTTTGGCGGATCGCCTCAGTGGCAG ATGCACTCAGATGCCGGAATGTCTCCTCAGAGTCGGCAATCTCCGATACACAGTGACATTGGAACGCCACCAGCCCGTTCGCATTCATTTCATCAATCACGTCGTCACGCCGGCGGCGTTCGCCAGCGCTCTTATACGTACGACGTTGGCCAACCGCTCGGCTATcaatcgtcgccgagcaTCCTCGGTCTCGACGATAGCTTGCAGATGGGAGGAAGACTTCCGCTTGGAGGGACCAACAGCCCCGCGAAGATGAACAGCATTGACTATCTCGACATACAACAGtcaccgtcgacggcgacaatgTTTGGCATGTCAGATTGTGCCGGCAATCAGCTGGTTGGATCGCAGCTTGGCTCCGGGAATGATTTTCAGGTCGTGGGACCCACGGGGGATAACTTTTGCAGTTCCGTCTTGCCGTCGCAGCAAGATCTgatcttttctcttgaagCGGGAGAAGCGGATGCTGTTGGAATGAGAACGCAGGCCGACTATTCTAACGACGTATTTCCTCCTCTGTCAGGCAACGGACCCATGCATGATTGCATGACAGCTAGTCAGTACACCACAAGCCAGTCGCAGGAATGGCGACATAGCTGGCCGCGTGTACCTCGATTGCAGTGA
- the LOC136183877 gene encoding histone H3.3, translating into MARTKQTARKSTGGKAPRKQLATKAARKSAPSTGGVKKPHRYRPGTVALREIRRYQKSTELLIRKLPFQRLVREIAQDFKTDLRFQSAAIGALQATAEAYLVGLFEDTNLCAIHAKRVTIMPKDIQLARRIRGERA; encoded by the exons ATGGCTCGAACGAAACAGACAGCGCGCAAGTCGACAGGAGGAAAAGCCCCTCGAAAACAATTGGCAACAAAGGCGGCTCGTAAGAGCGCTCCGTCAACGGGAGGAGTGAAAAAACCCCATCGCTATCGCCCTGGTACCGTCGCTCTTCGCGAAATCCGTCGTTACCAGAAGTCGACCGAACTTCTGATTCGAAAATTGCCTTTCCAACGATTGGTGCGCGAAATTGCGCAGGATTTCAAGACCGATTTGCGATTCCAAAGCGCCGCGATCGGTGCTCTTCAGGCAA CGGCCGAAGCGTACCTCGTGGGTTTGTTCGAAGACACCAATCTCTGCGCTATTCATGCCAAGCGAGTGACGATTATGCCGAAAGATATTCAGCTTGCCAGAAGAATTCGCGGCGAACGAGCGTGA